In Streptomyces violaceusniger Tu 4113, one DNA window encodes the following:
- a CDS encoding NuoB/complex I 20 kDa subunit family protein produces the protein MGIEEKLPSGFLLTTVEQAAGLARKSSVFPATFGLACCAIEMMTTGAGRYDLARFGMEVFRGSPRQADLMIVAGRVSQKMAPVLRQVYDQMPNPKWVISMGVCASSGGMFNNYAIVQGVDHIVPVDIYLPGCPPRPEMLLDSILKLHQKIREEKLGVNRERAAREAEEAALKALPLIEMKGLLR, from the coding sequence ACAGGCCGCCGGGCTGGCCCGTAAGTCCTCCGTCTTCCCGGCCACCTTCGGCCTGGCCTGCTGTGCCATCGAAATGATGACCACGGGTGCCGGGCGCTACGACCTCGCGCGCTTCGGCATGGAGGTCTTCCGCGGCTCGCCCCGCCAGGCCGACCTGATGATCGTCGCCGGGCGCGTCAGCCAGAAGATGGCCCCGGTGTTGCGCCAGGTTTACGACCAGATGCCGAACCCGAAGTGGGTCATCTCCATGGGCGTCTGCGCCTCCTCCGGAGGGATGTTCAACAACTACGCGATCGTGCAGGGCGTCGATCACATCGTCCCGGTCGACATCTATCTGCCCGGCTGTCCGCCGCGCCCCGAGATGCTCTTGGACTCGATCCTCAAGCTGCACCAGAAGATCCGCGAGGAGAAGCTCGGCGTCAATCGCGAGCGTGCGGCCCGTGAGGCGGAGGAGGCGGCGCTCAAGGCGTTGCCGTTGATCGAGATGAAGGGGCTTCTTCGGTGA
- a CDS encoding NADH-quinone oxidoreductase subunit D has product MTAPHATPSASARETTEGTVYTVTGGDWDEVVAAAAKADDERIIVNMGPQHPSTHGVLRLILEIDGETVTEARCGIGYLHTGIEKNLEFRNWTQGTTFVTRMDYLTPFYNEAAYCLGVEKLLGIEDQIPDRATVIRVLLMELNRLSSHLVAIATGGMELGATTIMIYGFRDRELILDVFELVTGLRMNHAFIRPGGLAQDLPPGAVDQIRALLKTMRKNLPEYDKLATGNPVFKARLQNVGYLDLAGCMALGVTGPILRATGLPHDLRKTDPYCGYETYDFEVPTADTCDAYGRFLIRLEEMRQSLRIVEQCLERLEPGPVMVADKKIAWPAQLALGPDGLGNSLDHIKNIMGTSMEALIHHFKLVTEGFRVPPGQTYAAIESPKGELGAHMVSDGGTRPFRVHFRDPSFTNLQSVAAMCEGGQVADVIVAVASIDPVMGGVDR; this is encoded by the coding sequence ATGACTGCCCCCCACGCAACGCCTTCTGCCTCCGCACGCGAGACGACCGAAGGCACCGTCTACACCGTCACCGGCGGCGACTGGGACGAGGTCGTGGCCGCCGCGGCGAAGGCCGACGACGAGCGGATCATCGTCAACATGGGTCCGCAGCACCCCTCCACCCATGGGGTGCTCCGGCTGATCCTGGAGATCGACGGCGAGACGGTCACCGAGGCCCGCTGCGGAATCGGTTATCTGCACACCGGGATCGAGAAGAACCTCGAATTCCGGAACTGGACGCAGGGCACCACCTTCGTGACGCGCATGGACTATCTGACGCCCTTCTACAACGAGGCGGCGTACTGCCTGGGCGTCGAGAAGCTGCTCGGCATCGAGGATCAGATCCCGGACCGGGCCACGGTGATCCGGGTGCTGCTGATGGAGCTCAACCGGCTCTCCTCGCATCTGGTGGCCATCGCCACCGGCGGTATGGAGCTCGGCGCGACCACCATCATGATCTACGGCTTCCGCGACCGTGAGCTGATCCTGGACGTCTTCGAGCTGGTCACCGGCCTGCGGATGAACCACGCGTTCATCCGGCCCGGCGGGCTCGCCCAGGATCTGCCGCCGGGGGCGGTCGACCAGATCCGGGCCCTGCTCAAGACGATGCGCAAGAACCTTCCCGAGTACGACAAGCTCGCCACCGGGAACCCGGTCTTCAAGGCCCGGCTGCAGAACGTGGGCTATCTCGACCTCGCCGGGTGCATGGCGCTCGGCGTGACCGGCCCGATACTGCGGGCCACCGGGCTGCCGCACGATCTGCGCAAGACCGATCCGTACTGCGGCTACGAGACCTATGACTTCGAGGTGCCGACCGCCGACACCTGCGATGCCTACGGCCGCTTCCTGATCCGGCTGGAGGAGATGCGCCAGTCGCTGCGGATCGTCGAGCAGTGCCTGGAGCGGCTCGAGCCGGGTCCGGTGATGGTCGCGGACAAGAAGATCGCCTGGCCCGCGCAGCTCGCGCTCGGCCCGGACGGCCTCGGCAACTCCCTGGACCACATCAAGAACATCATGGGCACCTCCATGGAGGCCCTGATCCACCACTTCAAGCTGGTGACCGAGGGATTCCGGGTGCCTCCCGGACAGACGTACGCGGCGATCGAGTCGCCCAAGGGGGAACTGGGCGCCCACATGGTCAGCGACGGCGGCACCCGCCCGTTCCGCGTCCACTTCCGCGACCCGTCCTTCACCAATCTGCAATCCGTGGCGGCGATGTGCGAGGGCGGTCAGGTCGCCGATGTGATCGTGGCCGTCGCGTCCATCGACCCCGTGATGGGAGGAGTGGACCGGTGA
- the nuoH gene encoding NADH-quinone oxidoreductase subunit NuoH, protein MFGTDPWWLVLIKAVFCFAFLMVTVLISIVMERKVVGWMQLRIGPNRHGPWGMLQSLADGVKLMLKEDVVVKGADKVVYVLAPVVAAIPAFMAVAVMPFGPSGGEVSIFGHRTAMQLTDLPIAVLYILATASVGIYGIVLAGWSSGSTYPLLGGLRSCAQMISYEIAMGLSFAAVFLYSGSMSTSQIVEGQHDRWYAVLLPVSFLIYIVSMIGETNRAPFDMPESEGDLVGGFNTEYSSIKFAMFMLAEYINMVTVSMVAVTLFLGGWRAPWPISTFWEGANHGWWPMLWFVGKVVTSLFVFIWVRGTLPRVRYDQFMKLGWKVLIPISMVWLMLVATVRALRNENYDYQDIVLYVGSAVIALLLLSFVVDFFRDRSATEAEAGAEQGPEPAFDPMAGGFPVPPLPGQTLPPVPRRRPRTERELIVSGGPDTVSDGKEADGA, encoded by the coding sequence ATGTTCGGCACCGACCCGTGGTGGCTGGTCCTGATCAAGGCCGTCTTCTGCTTCGCGTTCCTGATGGTGACGGTGCTGATCTCCATCGTCATGGAGCGCAAAGTGGTCGGCTGGATGCAGTTGCGCATCGGGCCCAACCGCCACGGCCCCTGGGGCATGCTGCAGTCCCTCGCGGACGGCGTGAAGCTGATGCTCAAGGAGGACGTGGTCGTCAAGGGCGCGGACAAGGTGGTCTACGTCCTGGCGCCGGTCGTCGCGGCCATCCCCGCCTTCATGGCGGTCGCGGTGATGCCGTTCGGCCCCTCGGGAGGCGAGGTCTCGATCTTCGGCCATCGCACCGCGATGCAACTGACCGATCTGCCGATCGCCGTCCTCTACATCCTCGCCACCGCCTCGGTCGGCATCTACGGCATCGTGCTCGCGGGCTGGTCCTCCGGATCGACCTATCCGCTTCTGGGCGGCCTGCGCTCCTGCGCCCAGATGATCAGCTACGAGATCGCGATGGGGCTCTCCTTCGCGGCGGTCTTCCTCTACTCCGGGTCGATGTCGACCTCGCAGATCGTCGAAGGGCAGCACGACCGCTGGTACGCGGTGCTGCTGCCGGTCTCGTTCCTCATCTACATCGTCTCGATGATCGGTGAGACCAACCGGGCGCCGTTCGACATGCCGGAGTCCGAGGGCGACCTGGTCGGCGGCTTCAACACCGAGTACTCGTCGATCAAGTTCGCGATGTTCATGCTCGCCGAGTACATCAACATGGTTACCGTCTCGATGGTCGCCGTCACCCTCTTCCTCGGCGGCTGGCGGGCGCCCTGGCCGATCAGCACCTTCTGGGAAGGCGCCAACCACGGCTGGTGGCCGATGCTGTGGTTCGTCGGCAAGGTCGTCACCTCGCTGTTCGTCTTCATCTGGGTGCGCGGCACGCTCCCGCGCGTGCGCTACGACCAGTTCATGAAGCTGGGCTGGAAGGTGCTCATCCCGATCTCGATGGTCTGGCTGATGCTGGTCGCCACCGTCCGGGCGCTGCGCAACGAGAACTACGACTACCAGGACATCGTGCTGTACGTGGGCAGCGCGGTGATCGCGCTGCTGCTGCTGTCCTTCGTGGTCGACTTCTTCCGCGACCGCTCGGCGACCGAGGCCGAGGCCGGAGCGGAACAGGGACCGGAGCCCGCCTTCGATCCGATGGCGGGCGGTTTCCCGGTGCCGCCGCTGCCCGGCCAGACCTTGCCGCCCGTCCCCCGCCGACGTCCGCGCACCGAGCGCGAGTTGATTGTCAGTGGTGGCCCCGACACTGTCAGTGACGGAAAGGAGGCCGACGGTGCCTGA
- the nuoE gene encoding NADH-quinone oxidoreductase subunit NuoE has protein sequence MPELPAPDYPAEVRARLEADAREVIARYPDSRSALLPLLHLVQSEEGHVTRTGMRFCAEVLGLTTAEVTAVATFYTMYRRKPSGDYQVGVCTNTLCAVMGGDAIFEELQSHLGVGNGETTEDGKVTLEHIECNAACDYAPVVMVNWEFFDNQTIESAKGLVDDLRAGRTVEPTRGAPLCTYQETARILAGFPDARPGAVEAGGSAGPASLVGLRLAKGETAPGRVVSPRSADAPQDEAPPTHPSSHDAPQRTSASDPHHPAGPVAEEGE, from the coding sequence ATGCCGGAGCTGCCGGCCCCCGACTACCCCGCCGAGGTACGCGCCCGGCTCGAGGCGGACGCCCGGGAGGTGATCGCCCGCTACCCGGACAGCCGCAGCGCGCTGCTGCCGCTGCTGCATCTGGTGCAGTCCGAGGAGGGCCATGTCACCCGCACCGGCATGCGGTTCTGCGCCGAGGTGCTGGGGCTGACCACCGCCGAGGTCACCGCCGTCGCCACCTTCTACACGATGTACCGGCGCAAGCCCTCCGGCGACTATCAGGTGGGGGTGTGCACCAACACCCTGTGCGCGGTGATGGGCGGCGACGCGATCTTCGAGGAGTTGCAGAGCCACCTGGGCGTGGGCAACGGGGAGACCACCGAGGACGGCAAGGTCACCCTGGAGCACATCGAGTGCAACGCGGCCTGCGACTACGCGCCCGTGGTGATGGTCAACTGGGAGTTCTTCGACAACCAGACCATCGAGTCCGCCAAGGGGCTGGTCGACGATCTGCGGGCGGGCCGGACGGTCGAGCCGACCCGGGGCGCGCCACTGTGCACCTACCAGGAGACCGCCCGGATCCTGGCCGGCTTCCCCGACGCCCGTCCGGGCGCCGTCGAGGCCGGTGGCTCCGCGGGCCCCGCCTCGCTGGTCGGGCTGCGGCTGGCCAAGGGGGAGACCGCGCCCGGCCGGGTCGTCTCGCCGAGGTCCGCTGACGCCCCACAGGACGAGGCGCCGCCGACGCATCCCAGCTCGCATGACGCGCCGCAGCGGACCTCCGCCTCCGATCCGCACCACCCCGCAGGTCCGGTCGCCGAGGAGGGGGAGTGA
- a CDS encoding NADH-quinone oxidoreductase subunit G: MTVTTNAPSSGGEAAVPREDLVSVTIDGIEISVPKGTLVIRAAELLGIEIPRFCDHPLLDPAGACRQCIVEVEGQRKPMASCTITCTDGMVVKTQLTSPVAEKAQRGVMELLLINHPLDCPVCDKGGECPLQNQAMSAGQADSRFEGKKRTFAKPVPISAQVLLDRERCVLCARCTRFSNQIAGDPMIELLERGALQQVGTGEGDPFESYFSGNTIQICPVGALTSAAYRFRSRPFDLVSSPSVCEHCAGGCATRTDHRRGKVMRRLAADDPEVNEEWICDKGRFGFRYAQLPERLSTPLVRDRETGKLEPASWPEALDAAAEGLGMARGRTGVLTGGRLTVEDAYAYAKFARLALDTNDIDFRARTHSDEEADFLATHIAGRGRDLDGGGLTYATLEKAPAVLLVGFESEEESPGVFLRLRKAHRKHGQRTFSLAGHATRGLQKAGGTLLPAAPGTEPEWLDAIAGRTGLDESGERAAEALREGGAVIIVGERLASVAGGLTAAVRAAAATGATLAWIPRRAGERGAIEAGALPGLLPGGRPAHDPRAREEVSSVWGTSDLPHQVGRDTGQIIEAAAVGGLGALLVAGVEVADLPDPARALEALDAVDFVVSLEQRPSEVTELADVVLPVAAVVEKSGTFLNWEGRARPFEAALKPDQMTRRHTLPDARVLHMLADALDAPLELPDVEAVRAEMTRLGTWQGPRATASLETGGPLPRPAEGEAVLAGHRLLLDQGRLQEGDPALAGTRHAAVARLSAATAGEAGVEDGQILRVSGPAGSVQLPLSITPMPDRVVWLPLASVGGGVHRDLGARPGDVVTITAPATEVTQ, translated from the coding sequence ATGACCGTGACCACCAACGCACCCTCGTCGGGCGGGGAGGCGGCGGTGCCGCGAGAAGACCTGGTCTCCGTCACCATCGACGGGATCGAGATCTCGGTCCCCAAGGGGACGCTGGTCATCCGTGCCGCCGAACTGCTCGGCATCGAGATCCCCCGGTTCTGCGACCATCCGCTCCTCGACCCGGCCGGCGCCTGCCGCCAGTGCATCGTCGAGGTGGAGGGCCAGCGCAAGCCGATGGCCTCCTGCACCATCACCTGCACCGACGGGATGGTCGTCAAGACGCAGCTCACCTCCCCGGTGGCCGAGAAGGCACAGCGCGGGGTGATGGAGCTGCTGCTGATCAACCACCCGCTGGACTGCCCGGTCTGCGACAAGGGCGGTGAATGCCCGCTGCAGAACCAGGCGATGAGCGCCGGACAGGCCGACAGCCGCTTCGAGGGCAAGAAGCGCACCTTCGCCAAGCCGGTGCCGATCTCGGCCCAGGTGCTGCTGGACCGCGAGCGCTGTGTGCTGTGCGCGCGCTGCACCCGCTTCTCCAACCAGATCGCGGGCGACCCGATGATCGAGCTGCTGGAGCGGGGCGCGCTGCAGCAGGTGGGCACCGGCGAGGGCGACCCGTTCGAGTCGTACTTCTCCGGCAACACCATCCAGATCTGCCCGGTGGGCGCCCTGACCTCGGCGGCGTACCGCTTCCGCTCCCGCCCCTTCGACCTGGTCTCCTCGCCCAGTGTGTGCGAGCACTGCGCGGGCGGCTGCGCGACCCGCACCGACCACCGGCGCGGCAAGGTCATGCGGCGGCTGGCGGCGGACGACCCCGAGGTCAACGAGGAGTGGATCTGCGACAAGGGCCGCTTCGGCTTCCGCTACGCGCAGTTGCCCGAGCGGCTCAGCACGCCGCTGGTGCGCGACCGTGAGACGGGGAAGCTGGAGCCGGCGAGCTGGCCCGAGGCGCTGGACGCGGCGGCCGAGGGGCTGGGGATGGCGCGCGGCCGTACCGGCGTGCTCACCGGCGGCCGGCTGACCGTCGAGGACGCGTACGCCTACGCGAAGTTCGCGCGGCTCGCCCTGGACACCAACGACATCGACTTCCGGGCCCGTACGCACAGCGATGAGGAGGCCGACTTCCTGGCCACCCATATCGCGGGCCGGGGGCGTGACCTGGACGGCGGCGGGCTCACCTACGCCACGCTGGAGAAGGCCCCGGCCGTGCTGCTGGTGGGCTTCGAGTCCGAGGAGGAGTCGCCCGGCGTCTTCCTGCGGCTGCGCAAGGCACACCGCAAGCACGGACAGCGCACCTTCTCGCTGGCCGGCCACGCGACCCGGGGCCTGCAGAAGGCGGGCGGCACGCTGCTGCCGGCCGCCCCCGGCACCGAGCCGGAGTGGCTGGACGCCATCGCGGGCCGCACCGGTCTGGACGAGAGCGGGGAGCGGGCCGCCGAGGCGCTGCGCGAAGGGGGCGCGGTGATCATCGTGGGCGAGCGGCTGGCGTCCGTGGCCGGCGGGCTGACCGCCGCCGTACGGGCCGCCGCCGCCACCGGGGCCACACTCGCCTGGATTCCGCGCCGGGCGGGGGAGCGGGGCGCGATCGAGGCGGGCGCCCTTCCCGGGCTGCTGCCCGGCGGCCGCCCGGCCCACGACCCGCGGGCCCGCGAGGAGGTCTCCTCCGTCTGGGGCACCAGCGACCTGCCGCACCAGGTGGGCCGGGACACCGGCCAGATCATCGAGGCCGCGGCGGTCGGCGGGCTCGGCGCGCTGCTGGTCGCGGGTGTCGAGGTCGCCGATCTGCCCGATCCGGCGCGGGCGCTGGAGGCCCTGGACGCCGTCGACTTCGTGGTCAGCCTCGAGCAGCGGCCCTCGGAGGTCACCGAGCTGGCCGATGTGGTGCTGCCGGTCGCGGCGGTCGTCGAGAAGTCCGGCACCTTCCTCAACTGGGAGGGGCGGGCCCGGCCGTTCGAGGCGGCGCTCAAACCCGACCAGATGACCCGCCGTCATACGCTGCCGGACGCCCGGGTGCTGCACATGCTGGCCGACGCGCTGGACGCGCCCCTGGAGCTGCCGGACGTCGAGGCCGTACGCGCCGAGATGACCCGGCTCGGCACCTGGCAGGGCCCGCGCGCCACCGCCTCGCTGGAGACGGGCGGCCCGCTGCCCCGGCCGGCCGAGGGCGAGGCGGTGCTCGCCGGCCATCGGCTGCTGCTCGACCAGGGCCGGCTGCAGGAGGGCGATCCGGCGCTGGCCGGGACCCGCCACGCGGCCGTGGCCCGGCTGTCGGCCGCCACAGCGGGCGAGGCGGGCGTCGAGGACGGCCAGATCCTCCGCGTCAGCGGCCCGGCCGGCTCGGTCCAACTGCCGCTGAGCATCACCCCGATGCCCGACCGGGTGGTCTGGCTGCCGCTGGCCTCCGTCGGCGGCGGTGTCCACCGCGATCTGGGAGCCCGCCCCGGTGATGTCGTCACGATCACTGCCCCCGCGACGGAGGTGACCCAGTGA
- the nuoK gene encoding NADH-quinone oxidoreductase subunit NuoK, whose translation MNPVNYLYLAALLFTIGAAGVVIRRNAIVLFMCVELMLNACNLAFVTFSRLHGNLDGQIIAFFTMVVAAAEVVVGLAIIVSVFRSRHSASVDDASLMKL comes from the coding sequence GTGAATCCGGTCAACTACCTCTACCTGGCCGCCCTGTTGTTCACCATTGGTGCGGCCGGTGTCGTGATCAGGCGGAACGCGATCGTCCTCTTCATGTGCGTCGAGCTGATGCTGAACGCGTGCAACCTGGCGTTCGTCACCTTCTCCCGGCTGCACGGCAATCTCGACGGCCAGATCATCGCGTTCTTCACGATGGTCGTGGCCGCGGCGGAAGTCGTGGTCGGTCTCGCGATCATCGTGTCCGTCTTCCGCTCCCGCCACTCGGCCTCGGTCGACGACGCCAGCCTGATGAAGCTCTAG
- the nuoI gene encoding NADH-quinone oxidoreductase subunit NuoI: MPDFQNPVAGFGVTFKAMFKKRLTEQYPEEKKPTAPRFHGRHQLNRHPDGLEKCIGCELCAWACPADAIYVEGADNTDEERYSPGERYGRVYQINYLRCILCGLCVEACPTRALTMTNEYELADRSRTSLIYTKEELLAGLEDGMVDSPHAIYPGTDEQDYYRGLVTEAAPGTSQQVAVSKGETPSEKAAGDEESQEPQDRQRGVQA, translated from the coding sequence GTGCCTGACTTCCAGAATCCGGTGGCCGGCTTCGGCGTGACCTTCAAGGCCATGTTCAAGAAGCGGCTCACCGAGCAGTACCCAGAGGAGAAGAAGCCCACCGCGCCCCGCTTCCACGGACGCCACCAGCTCAACCGTCATCCGGACGGGCTGGAGAAGTGCATCGGCTGCGAGCTGTGCGCCTGGGCCTGCCCCGCCGACGCGATCTATGTGGAGGGCGCGGACAACACCGACGAGGAGCGCTACTCCCCGGGCGAGCGTTACGGCCGCGTCTACCAGATCAACTATCTGCGCTGCATTCTGTGCGGCCTGTGCGTCGAGGCGTGCCCCACCCGGGCGCTGACCATGACCAATGAGTACGAGCTCGCCGACCGCAGCCGCACCTCGCTCATCTACACCAAGGAAGAGCTGCTCGCGGGCCTCGAGGACGGGATGGTCGACTCCCCGCACGCCATCTACCCCGGCACCGACGAGCAGGACTACTACCGGGGTCTGGTGACCGAGGCCGCGCCCGGCACCTCCCAGCAGGTCGCGGTCAGCAAGGGCGAGACCCCGTCCGAGAAGGCCGCGGGGGACGAGGAGTCGCAGGAGCCGCAGGACCGGCAGCGGGGGGTGCAGGCATGA
- a CDS encoding NADH-quinone oxidoreductase subunit C, whose product MTEANGSNGVNPDKDLNAENLPGRRGDQGEPVRVQRGMFGANNGGDTTGYGGLVRPVRLPGQATRPYGGWFDEVADELEGALEEQSLLPENAIEKTVVDRDELTFHIAREHLPRVARTLRDDPALRFELCTGVSGVHFPGDKGRELHAVYHLRSLTHGRVVRLEVCAPDSDPHIPSIVDVYPTNDWHERETYDFFGLIFDGHPALTRIMMPDDWQGFPQRKDYPLGGIPVEYKGAQIPAPDQRRSYS is encoded by the coding sequence TTGACCGAGGCCAATGGGTCCAACGGGGTCAACCCGGACAAGGACCTCAACGCTGAGAACCTCCCCGGCCGCCGCGGCGACCAGGGCGAGCCCGTCCGCGTCCAGCGCGGGATGTTCGGCGCCAACAACGGCGGCGACACCACCGGCTACGGCGGGCTGGTGCGCCCCGTACGGCTGCCCGGCCAGGCCACCCGGCCGTACGGGGGCTGGTTCGACGAGGTCGCCGACGAACTCGAGGGCGCGCTCGAGGAGCAGTCGCTGCTCCCGGAGAACGCGATCGAGAAGACCGTCGTGGACCGCGATGAGCTGACCTTCCACATCGCCCGCGAGCACCTCCCGCGGGTCGCCCGGACCCTGCGCGACGACCCGGCGCTCCGCTTCGAGCTGTGCACCGGCGTCAGCGGGGTGCACTTCCCCGGCGACAAGGGCCGCGAGCTGCACGCCGTCTACCACCTGCGGTCGCTCACCCATGGCCGGGTGGTCCGGCTGGAGGTGTGCGCCCCCGACAGCGATCCGCACATCCCGTCGATCGTCGATGTCTATCCGACCAACGACTGGCATGAGCGCGAGACCTACGACTTCTTCGGCCTGATCTTCGACGGTCATCCCGCGCTGACGCGGATCATGATGCCCGACGACTGGCAGGGCTTCCCGCAACGCAAGGACTACCCGCTCGGCGGCATCCCCGTCGAGTACAAGGGCGCCCAGATCCCTGCTCCGGACCAGCGGAGGTCGTACAGCTGA
- a CDS encoding NADH-quinone oxidoreductase subunit J, with amino-acid sequence MSGTLAAAASTTSTGEALQFWVLGTVAVIGALCTILMHKAVHSALCLAGTMIVLAVFYLANGAYFLGVVQIVVYTGAIMMLFLFVVMLVGVTAADSLKETLKGQRWLAALCGLGFGILLCAGLGNASLTTWNGLGQANAGGNVEGLAALIFTKYVFAFEITGALLITAAVGAMVLTHRERTERARTQREQAEARVRTGRNVPPLPAPGVYARHNAVDIPGLLPDGTPSELTVNATLRGRGQIRDVSSEALAELAALEQRSQRWLGRKAKDTGKKAEDAAEPEHGENGENGENAAGANSRGVAK; translated from the coding sequence ATGAGCGGCACTCTGGCCGCTGCGGCCTCCACCACCTCCACGGGTGAGGCCCTCCAGTTCTGGGTGCTCGGCACCGTCGCCGTGATCGGCGCGCTGTGCACGATCCTGATGCACAAGGCCGTGCACAGCGCCCTGTGCCTGGCGGGCACCATGATCGTCCTGGCGGTCTTCTACCTCGCCAACGGCGCGTACTTCCTGGGCGTCGTCCAGATCGTCGTCTACACCGGCGCGATCATGATGCTCTTCCTCTTCGTGGTGATGCTGGTCGGTGTCACCGCGGCCGACTCCCTCAAGGAGACCCTGAAGGGGCAGCGCTGGCTCGCCGCCCTGTGCGGGCTCGGCTTCGGCATCCTGCTGTGCGCCGGGCTCGGCAACGCGTCGCTGACGACGTGGAACGGCCTGGGCCAGGCCAACGCCGGCGGCAATGTGGAGGGCCTGGCGGCACTGATCTTCACCAAGTACGTCTTCGCCTTCGAGATCACCGGCGCGCTGCTGATCACCGCGGCGGTCGGCGCGATGGTGCTGACCCACCGCGAGCGCACCGAGCGGGCCCGCACCCAGCGCGAGCAGGCCGAGGCGCGGGTGCGCACCGGGCGGAACGTGCCGCCGCTGCCCGCCCCCGGCGTGTACGCGCGGCACAACGCGGTGGACATCCCCGGTCTGCTGCCCGACGGCACCCCGTCCGAGCTCACCGTCAACGCGACGCTGCGCGGCCGCGGTCAGATCCGGGACGTCTCCAGCGAGGCGCTGGCCGAGCTGGCGGCGCTGGAGCAGCGCTCGCAGCGCTGGCTGGGCCGCAAGGCCAAGGACACCGGCAAGAAGGCCGAGGACGCCGCGGAGCCGGAGCACGGCGAGAACGGTGAGAACGGCGAGAACGCGGCCGGCGCGAACTCGAGGGGAGTCGCCAAGTGA
- the nuoF gene encoding NADH-quinone oxidoreductase subunit NuoF, translating into MTVTTEVNGHSPEKLLAPVLSAFWDQPNSWALRTYLRHEGYEGMRKALAMDPDAVIALVKDAGLRGRGGAGFPTGMKWQFIPQGDGKPHYLVVNADESEPGTCKDIPLLYANPHSLIEGMVIACHAIRSEHAFIYLRGETVPVLRRLHEAVREAYEAGYLGTAERRRDKLGVDGLPGLDITVHAGAGAYICGEETALLDSLEGRRGQPRLRPPFPAVAGLYACPTVVNNVESIASVPAILNKGKEWFRSMGSEKSPGFTLYSLSGHVANPGQFEGPLGITLRQLLDMSGGMRPGHRLKFWTPGGSSTPLLTEEHLDVPLDYEGVGAAGSMLGTKALQCFDETTCVVRAVTRWTEFYAHESCGKCTPCREGTYWLVQLLRDLEAGKGRMDDLDKLADIADNINGKSFCALGDGAASPIFSSLKYFREEYEQHITGGGCPFDPAKSTVWADEPRSTHLGVNA; encoded by the coding sequence ATGACCGTGACAACCGAGGTCAATGGGCACAGCCCCGAGAAGCTGCTGGCACCCGTGCTCTCCGCCTTCTGGGACCAGCCGAACTCCTGGGCCCTGCGCACCTATCTGCGGCACGAGGGCTACGAGGGCATGCGCAAGGCCCTCGCCATGGACCCCGACGCGGTGATCGCGCTGGTGAAGGACGCGGGTCTGCGCGGACGTGGCGGCGCCGGCTTCCCCACCGGAATGAAGTGGCAGTTCATTCCGCAGGGCGACGGCAAGCCGCACTATCTCGTCGTCAACGCCGATGAGTCGGAACCGGGCACCTGCAAGGACATCCCCCTTCTCTACGCCAATCCGCACTCGCTCATCGAGGGCATGGTCATCGCCTGTCATGCCATCCGCTCCGAGCACGCCTTCATCTATCTGCGCGGCGAGACCGTCCCCGTGCTGCGGCGGCTGCACGAGGCCGTTCGCGAGGCGTACGAGGCGGGCTACCTCGGTACGGCGGAACGGCGGCGGGACAAGCTCGGGGTGGACGGACTTCCCGGTCTGGACATCACCGTGCACGCGGGCGCCGGCGCGTACATCTGTGGTGAGGAGACCGCGCTGCTGGACTCGTTGGAGGGACGCCGCGGCCAGCCCCGGCTGCGGCCCCCTTTCCCCGCGGTCGCCGGTCTGTACGCCTGCCCCACTGTGGTGAACAACGTCGAATCCATCGCCTCGGTTCCCGCGATCCTCAACAAGGGCAAGGAATGGTTCCGTTCGATGGGCAGCGAGAAGTCCCCGGGCTTCACGCTCTACTCGCTGTCCGGCCATGTGGCCAATCCCGGACAGTTCGAGGGCCCGCTCGGGATCACCCTGCGCCAACTGCTCGACATGAGCGGCGGGATGCGCCCCGGCCACCGGCTGAAGTTCTGGACCCCGGGCGGCTCGTCCACCCCGCTGCTCACCGAGGAGCACCTGGACGTCCCGCTGGACTACGAGGGCGTGGGCGCGGCCGGGTCGATGCTGGGCACCAAGGCGCTCCAGTGCTTCGACGAGACCACCTGCGTGGTACGGGCGGTGACCCGCTGGACCGAGTTCTACGCGCATGAGTCCTGCGGCAAGTGCACACCCTGCCGCGAGGGCACGTACTGGCTGGTGCAGCTTTTGCGCGATCTGGAGGCCGGTAAGGGGCGCATGGACGACCTCGACAAGCTGGCCGACATCGCCGACAACATCAACGGCAAGTCCTTCTGCGCCCTCGGCGACGGCGCGGCCAGCCCCATCTTCTCCTCGCTGAAGTACTTCCGCGAGGAGTACGAGCAGCACATCACCGGCGGAGGCTGTCCGTTCGACCCGGCCAAGTCGACCGTCTGGGCCGACGAGCCGCGCTCCACTCACCTGGGGGTGAACGCATGA